One stretch of Aquimarina sp. Aq107 DNA includes these proteins:
- a CDS encoding phosphate ABC transporter substrate-binding/OmpA family protein produces MAKGRLTPFSKILIVVLIIGGLYFLLNKFVRNNPEAKEKIEELTSSSDKGETKEGYKDVINVGVVTWGGYAGGQYFNEGFKANTASRFYKDYGFKVNFEVIDDFDASRDAFKNGSIDLMWATIDAFPTEVEGLSQYQPQVVFQADWSRGGDAIVAARGINKVSDLRGKKIAVAPMTPSHSFLIWLLEASDMTTKDVQLVEVPSAIDAADSFKSNTVDAAVVWSPDDADCVAKVAGSKVLESTKNATHIIADVFVSKKEFIETHKEQLQDLYEGWMIGASELNNSDSNKRKAAKILAEGLSQPEDFCYDAINNVRLATHGDNKDFFGLNSNYTGVTGEDLYNKMKVKYNNLGYSTAGAKSWRLLSTKDLVNKTSLSGASHNAEQQKQFTAVDKTLEKKESLSSKKVSISFRTGEFQLDENSKQLIDLQFTPIAKAFANARIRIEGNTDNVGSRGPNVALSKKRAQSVADYLIQQHSMPTNRFIILGNGPDKPVPGCERNQNADCKSKNRRTDFELVVD; encoded by the coding sequence ATGGCAAAAGGAAGATTAACACCGTTTTCAAAAATTTTAATTGTAGTGCTCATTATTGGAGGACTATATTTTTTACTAAATAAATTTGTAAGAAATAACCCAGAGGCTAAAGAAAAAATAGAAGAACTAACTTCTTCTTCTGATAAAGGAGAAACAAAAGAAGGATATAAAGATGTTATTAATGTAGGGGTAGTAACTTGGGGAGGATATGCTGGAGGACAGTATTTCAACGAAGGATTTAAAGCCAATACAGCATCGAGATTCTATAAAGATTATGGATTTAAGGTAAACTTCGAAGTTATTGATGACTTTGATGCTTCTAGAGATGCATTTAAAAATGGTTCTATAGATCTAATGTGGGCAACAATTGATGCGTTCCCGACAGAAGTAGAAGGGTTATCGCAATACCAACCACAAGTTGTGTTCCAGGCAGATTGGAGTCGTGGAGGAGATGCTATTGTAGCAGCAAGAGGAATTAATAAGGTCAGTGATCTTAGAGGTAAGAAAATAGCCGTAGCGCCAATGACACCATCACATTCTTTTTTAATTTGGTTATTGGAAGCTAGTGATATGACGACCAAAGATGTTCAGTTGGTAGAAGTACCAAGTGCAATTGATGCTGCTGATTCTTTTAAAAGTAATACTGTTGATGCCGCTGTTGTTTGGAGTCCGGATGATGCGGATTGTGTAGCAAAAGTAGCAGGTTCTAAAGTATTAGAAAGCACTAAGAATGCAACACATATTATTGCTGACGTATTTGTTTCTAAAAAAGAATTTATAGAAACACATAAAGAGCAATTACAAGATTTATATGAAGGTTGGATGATTGGAGCTTCAGAATTAAACAATTCTGATAGCAATAAGAGAAAAGCGGCGAAGATACTTGCAGAAGGATTGTCGCAGCCAGAAGATTTCTGTTATGACGCTATAAATAATGTACGATTAGCTACTCATGGAGATAACAAAGATTTCTTTGGGTTGAACTCAAATTATACAGGTGTTACAGGAGAGGATTTGTATAATAAAATGAAAGTGAAATATAATAATCTTGGATATAGTACTGCTGGTGCAAAAAGTTGGAGATTACTTTCTACTAAGGATTTAGTAAATAAAACATCGCTATCTGGTGCTTCTCATAATGCCGAACAACAAAAGCAGTTTACTGCAGTTGATAAAACATTGGAGAAAAAAGAATCGCTTTCGTCAAAAAAAGTAAGTATTAGTTTTAGAACTGGAGAGTTTCAATTAGATGAAAATTCTAAACAATTAATAGATCTTCAGTTTACGCCAATCGCAAAAGCATTTGCGAACGCACGTATTAGGATTGAAGGAAATACTGATAATGTTGGATCTAGAGGTCCTAATGTTGCACTATCTAAGAAAAGAGCGCAATCAGTTGCAGATTATTTGATCCAGCAACACAGCATGCCAACGAACAGATTTATTATTTTAGGAAATGGTCCAGATAAACCAGTTCCTGGATGCGAAAGAAATCAAAATGCAGATTGTAAGTCCAAGAACAGAAGAACAGATTTTGAACTGGTTGTAGACTAA